The sequence TCCGTCATTTAGTCAACGTGAAAAGATCAAAATGAAAGCAAATTTGGATCAGACAGaggaaagtagtgaagaaactGGCAAAGTTGAAGACAGTGATGAAGAGGATCCGAAAGTACGGCATTTACAAGAGCCAAACTACTCCTCAGATACGGACGAATCTTCTGAGAAGCAActcaattctaagaagaacgaACATCGCAAAGGTTTTAACTCTAAACATCGattgaaaaaaggtaaaaacggatATTATGCCAATGAAAACCATTCACATTCGTACGCTGGTAaaggagatcggatgaaatcATATCATGATGAAGATTCCTACCACAAAGACCACCATGATGAAGCACATCGAAACCATGGAGGCAAGCACAGCGAAAAGAAATATCATAAAAAGGGATCCAAAACAACGGGCTACCACAATATTTACCATAAGGATGAGtataaaaaggaaaaaatttTCTATGATACCGCCGATCATACAAGGCATTATAAAAAATACGGATCCTCCCACAAGGAACATTCTAATGACGAAGGAGACTTTTCCAAAGGAGGACGACGAAAAGAATCGCACTGGGAAAGGAAAAAATCATACAAAGGACACTCTGACGATGGGAAATATGATGCTAATCATGAACAGTTCCAGAAGGCTCGCAATGCAACATCAGGTTATCGAAATAGAGAACAGTTTGAGAGAAATGATGGGAACTATGGATCGAATGCTCATGGGTACAAAATTTATCATGAATGATTTTACTATTCGCacttttgttgaaataaactaagaAATTAATAGTTACAAAATGCATATGTTAAGCAATGGAGATAGGTCGTAAGTCAAAATGAAGCAACACTAAGAGAAAATCTTGCGAAATTCGAATCGTATCTCAAGCGGAaagcaaatatacaaaaataaatatcataaactcacaacaaaagatcgattatcttccaattatagaggttttgttTCAACATTTCAACATTACGAAGTACCAGGGGTAAGAAGGGATGTGGTTAGAACAATTATCAATGGGATCTTTTTCGCTCACTGAACCGATCCGCCCTGAGATGGAACGGTAattttttaagattctataaaacgtcttgtttttcagtcagatccaacttccggtttcggagatacagggtgattggtataaaaatgtcgtaTTAATTATGGTctcggctttagcggtctgttaaataagaacggctgttatatactacccgacgtttcgaccactggttatggtctttttccCTTGCAAAATATTTGTACGGTCGTACTAATCAtcttataaaaatgtctatttcacataaattaatcaggtttattgggttagcagatttggatagtcgataacaaaataaacctatttcatttttggttgtattcagttttcgttagggaaggcacccaaaaatttaattcgcactacgattcctcaaagatgtctacattgattttcaaacattttgaaacaaatgtaaactatacagctactcaggtgaatttgtctgacttcgactacaccgaatttcgaattccggttccagtatcgaatcgtttctcaaagctgaatcgttttctcaaaaaaagccaaatcgaatttcagaaacaaaagttcaaattaaaataaatccacttttattcaattctgacttccgattctggaattgtaggatgatgaatttttaaaattcaaagcgatatagaagatgacaatcccgaaaagctttgaaGTTGGactaaaaaatattgcaattttttcgtcatatggccatacgaatcggatttggttatgctggttccctaAGCtctcttcgcagccgatttttttgtattagtattgttttattgtaaaaaatttctttttacaTATCATGTTCTAAAACAAAATTCAAGGTTATGGGTTTATGAAGTTTACATACGTTGTGAACAATTCCAGGTCATCCACCTTAATAAAGGCGCTGTGATGTTGCTTTTCCAATTCAAGCACTGAACTGACGAAGTTATGAAGTTCGGAAACTGAGCGCTAACtgccgattcatagtgtacagaatcattgcatggctagtactacgatgctACTGACACTAAGTATCCTTCCATGCCGGGGCTCCAacgtacgacaactggtttgaaaGACCAACAAACACAACtggtcttccaccggcttcgcggcATTGAATACGTTACTGGAGTAAAATTTATTGGTTTCATTTTCCTTGGCTTTAACGATTTGTTTGTAATCGCCATTGcgaacagaaccagagaacaaAAGTTTTTGCTTATATGACGGc comes from Malaya genurostris strain Urasoe2022 chromosome 3, Malgen_1.1, whole genome shotgun sequence and encodes:
- the LOC131439142 gene encoding uncharacterized protein LOC131439142, encoding MHCKLLLTFICTFLAVNCSERPMASSYVFRSYDASPGQVVYLSPARSRIVYPSFSQREKIKMKANLDQTEESSEETGKVEDSDEEDPKVRHLQEPNYSSDTDESSEKQLNSKKNEHRKGFNSKHRLKKGKNGYYANENHSHSYAGKGDRMKSYHDEDSYHKDHHDEAHRNHGGKHSEKKYHKKGSKTTGYHNIYHKDEYKKEKIFYDTADHTRHYKKYGSSHKEHSNDEGDFSKGGRRKESHWERKKSYKGHSDDGKYDANHEQFQKARNATSGYRNREQFERNDGNYGSNAHGYKIYHE